In the Nitrospirales bacterium LBB_01 genome, one interval contains:
- a CDS encoding DUF1573 domain-containing protein has translation MRLKTWSFLAALTLMALSLSAYGYDTVDVKNGATIKGVIRGASPADEVINVTEDEAVCGKTITSDKYAISDSKVKNVVVFVTDVKKGMAVPKKNVELTMDKCKVTPHVSIGFLGGEYVIKNNDPILHTVQLKLGLAYQKEASTRPLVDGSTILNLAFPTQGMELKKPILDFHKFTKETGYIRVKSNSHPWMRGIVFVFDHPYASVSNDKGEYEITGLMPGKYTLKFWHEGLGEVEKTVVVSEGETKTLDVDLSDKSKTQVDTNTHAGPKIQFKDSVYNFGTIKQGKSVKHTFKFENTGTDVLVIKDVVPA, from the coding sequence ATGCGTTTAAAGACATGGAGTTTTTTAGCGGCGCTTACGTTAATGGCGCTAAGCTTGAGTGCATACGGTTACGACACGGTTGACGTTAAAAACGGAGCAACCATAAAAGGGGTTATACGCGGCGCCTCCCCTGCCGATGAGGTCATCAATGTAACCGAGGATGAGGCGGTCTGCGGAAAAACAATCACATCAGATAAGTATGCAATTTCCGACTCAAAGGTAAAAAACGTTGTTGTGTTTGTCACAGATGTTAAAAAAGGGATGGCAGTGCCTAAGAAAAATGTTGAGCTTACGATGGATAAATGCAAGGTGACGCCGCATGTTTCAATCGGTTTTTTAGGCGGCGAATATGTCATTAAAAATAACGATCCGATTTTACACACCGTTCAGCTAAAACTTGGGCTTGCCTACCAAAAAGAGGCTTCAACGCGCCCGCTTGTGGATGGTTCCACTATTTTAAATCTTGCCTTTCCCACACAAGGGATGGAACTAAAAAAACCGATACTGGATTTTCATAAGTTTACAAAAGAAACTGGCTACATTCGTGTTAAGTCAAACTCGCATCCATGGATGAGGGGCATAGTGTTTGTGTTTGATCACCCGTACGCTTCAGTTTCTAACGACAAAGGAGAGTATGAGATAACAGGTCTTATGCCCGGTAAATATACGCTTAAGTTTTGGCATGAGGGACTTGGAGAGGTGGAAAAAACCGTGGTGGTATCAGAGGGGGAAACGAAAACTCTTGATGTTGACTTAAGCGATAAATCTAAGACACAGGTTGACACTAACACACATGCGGGCCCTAAAATTCAATTTAAAGATAGTGTTTATAACTTCGGTACAATCAAACAAGGCAAGAGTGTGAAACATACCTTTAAGTTTGAAAATACGGGAACAGATGTTCTTGTTATCAAAGACGTAGTACCGGCATGA
- a CDS encoding transglutaminase domain-containing protein, which yields MNRREFVKGAVGAVGAVLLSKVPVFGKAVEDAAVKSVSLKLTYRTEFLKPIKKEKVCLWVPIPQNDSWQRITDFEVSSPLKYKPYGDDAGAFKLLYLESKGIKAGVPVTLKYNMKRLTESAALDNSKNPKDFLKLSEWEKINDKVAAFADNLAGNEKDPVKIARKFYDAVIDRIEYVHEACTRGVSVMAFEEKAGRSDDYNALFRTMMIHKGIPTVWEQGIALPYVSEMKKTGRLEADCINSYSWVRFLTADNKWFPVDLTYGKRRPDIRDYCFGHVPPNRIRMSIGREITLTPPQKEILNTFSNTHVESNGIPLIYGHHYKNMIDYELVAVET from the coding sequence ATGAATAGGAGAGAGTTTGTAAAGGGAGCAGTCGGTGCCGTGGGGGCAGTGTTATTAAGCAAGGTACCGGTGTTTGGTAAAGCCGTAGAGGATGCCGCTGTAAAGAGTGTCTCCTTGAAGCTGACCTATAGGACTGAGTTTTTAAAACCAATTAAGAAGGAAAAAGTCTGCTTATGGGTTCCCATACCGCAGAATGATTCATGGCAGCGCATTACAGATTTTGAAGTCAGCTCGCCTTTGAAATATAAGCCTTATGGTGATGATGCCGGGGCTTTTAAACTCCTCTATCTGGAATCAAAGGGCATTAAGGCCGGCGTTCCAGTTACCTTAAAATACAACATGAAAAGACTAACCGAGTCAGCGGCTCTGGATAACAGTAAAAACCCGAAAGACTTCCTAAAACTTTCGGAGTGGGAAAAAATCAATGACAAAGTTGCCGCCTTTGCCGATAACCTTGCAGGAAACGAAAAGGACCCGGTAAAGATAGCCCGCAAGTTCTATGACGCCGTAATTGACAGGATTGAATATGTCCATGAGGCTTGCACACGCGGCGTCAGTGTGATGGCTTTTGAAGAGAAAGCCGGCCGCTCCGACGACTATAATGCTCTCTTTAGAACCATGATGATTCACAAGGGGATTCCTACAGTTTGGGAACAGGGAATTGCGCTTCCGTATGTGTCTGAAATGAAAAAAACCGGACGGCTTGAGGCTGATTGTATAAACAGTTACAGTTGGGTTCGTTTTCTTACCGCTGACAACAAATGGTTTCCGGTTGATTTGACTTATGGTAAAAGAAGACCAGATATTAGGGATTACTGTTTTGGACACGTTCCCCCAAACAGAATAAGAATGTCTATTGGGCGCGAGATTACCCTTACCCCGCCTCAAAAAGAGATTTTAAACACCTTTAGCAACACACATGTAGAGTCAAACGGCATTCCCCTTATATATGGACACCACTACAAGAATATGATAGACTATGAGCTGGTTGCAGTGGAGACATGA
- a CDS encoding TlpA family protein disulfide reductase, which yields MIGKNKIKALYVMLVFMLSLTAVAYSSEGVREGEPPPTFKMIDENGKEFDIKKLMDRPAIMYFTHNSCHYCTQVVAFLKRAQSKYGKDKISIMGINIMARDAALVKAYKRDLGFTFPMFAGNRPDVLTAYRINYVPVIVFIDSKGLVYKVVGHYIHEKVLDQYIEDIMKK from the coding sequence ATGATAGGAAAAAATAAAATTAAAGCGCTTTACGTGATGCTTGTTTTTATGCTATCATTAACGGCTGTTGCGTATTCATCTGAGGGGGTGAGAGAGGGTGAGCCTCCGCCTACTTTTAAGATGATTGATGAAAACGGTAAGGAGTTTGATATAAAGAAACTTATGGACAGACCAGCGATTATGTACTTTACTCACAACAGCTGTCATTATTGCACGCAGGTAGTAGCATTTTTAAAGCGGGCACAGAGTAAGTACGGTAAGGATAAGATTAGCATTATGGGTATAAATATAATGGCGCGGGATGCAGCTTTGGTAAAAGCCTATAAGCGGGATTTGGGATTTACATTTCCCATGTTTGCCGGTAACAGACCTGATGTGCTTACGGCATACAGGATAAACTATGTGCCGGTGATTGTTTTCATAGATTCAAAGGGCTTGGTTTACAAAGTGGTTGGGCATTATATACATGAGAAGGTGCTTGACCAGTATATAGAGGATATAATGAAGAAGTAG
- a CDS encoding cytochrome c, with the protein MKGGILKLLIVVVGLNIFFAYIGLYFLPQSESRPPKETKIEKGITQEDLIAVGEQIVFSKGQCMVCHPVKVEVGMRAPAISTIGAEMEKSAKERNMKMENYVFEALVDPSAYIQKGFENMMPSIHKPPTSLTDGELIAVAAYLQSKGAKVTISYPESVPILKEEIDKEAKKGGK; encoded by the coding sequence ATGAAAGGCGGCATTCTGAAGTTATTGATAGTTGTGGTAGGGCTTAACATTTTCTTTGCCTATATTGGACTCTATTTCCTGCCTCAGTCTGAGTCACGCCCTCCTAAGGAGACAAAGATAGAGAAGGGAATAACGCAGGAGGACCTGATAGCGGTCGGTGAGCAAATCGTGTTTAGCAAAGGACAGTGCATGGTATGTCATCCGGTTAAAGTAGAGGTCGGAATGCGGGCACCTGCAATTTCAACTATTGGGGCTGAGATGGAAAAAAGCGCTAAAGAGAGAAATATGAAAATGGAGAATTATGTCTTTGAAGCACTGGTTGATCCCTCTGCTTACATTCAAAAGGGATTTGAAAACATGATGCCCTCCATCCACAAGCCGCCAACATCGCTTACTGACGGAGAACTGATTGCTGTTGCTGCATATTTACAGAGTAAAGGAGCAAAGGTAACCATCTCCTATCCGGAATCTGTCCCTATACTAAAAGAAGAGATAGATAAAGAAGCCAAGAAAGGAGGTAAATAA
- a CDS encoding cytochrome c: MMKIYPIIAAIGLLITVISVLKKSPFFNFIGLLTLIYGLLKSVGIITAPFPAQVMTMYMCMSVFSLFIYFSIQESTFDALLEPMRAVLADDNKRILRVLIVFIALPLFAGYLTFDKVKPNYEPPVSARIVHPEPVSSIEFRGKPITIIGLENPLRKDAPNMAKNLEAGKKIYYQNCFYCHGDDLDGRGHLALGFNPVPPPFRGTDTIAQLPESFVFWRIAKGWRGLPAGSTPWNSAMPSFEDFLTEDEIWQVTLFIYEATGNKPRS; the protein is encoded by the coding sequence ATGATGAAAATATATCCTATAATTGCTGCCATTGGGCTTTTAATAACGGTGATTTCAGTGTTAAAGAAATCTCCATTTTTTAATTTCATTGGTTTGCTGACTCTGATATACGGGCTTTTAAAAAGCGTGGGAATTATCACGGCTCCTTTCCCGGCTCAGGTTATGACAATGTACATGTGTATGTCGGTGTTTTCGCTGTTTATTTACTTTTCGATTCAGGAGTCAACATTTGACGCTTTACTTGAGCCGATGAGAGCGGTTTTAGCCGATGACAACAAACGGATTTTAAGAGTGCTGATAGTGTTTATAGCGTTACCTCTGTTTGCCGGGTATTTGACTTTTGACAAGGTAAAACCTAACTATGAACCGCCGGTATCGGCAAGAATAGTGCATCCGGAGCCGGTTTCCTCAATTGAATTTAGAGGAAAACCGATTACCATCATAGGGCTTGAAAATCCGCTTAGAAAAGATGCGCCTAACATGGCAAAAAATCTTGAGGCCGGAAAGAAAATCTACTATCAGAACTGTTTCTACTGTCACGGAGACGATCTTGATGGCAGAGGGCATTTGGCACTGGGCTTTAATCCGGTTCCGCCTCCATTTAGGGGAACTGACACTATAGCGCAGTTGCCGGAGTCTTTTGTTTTCTGGCGTATAGCTAAAGGCTGGAGAGGGTTACCTGCAGGCAGCACCCCTTGGAATTCTGCTATGCCTTCTTTTGAGGATTTCCTTACTGAGGATGAAATCTGGCAAGTGACTCTGTTTATCTATGAAGCCACAGGCAATAAGCCGAGAAGTTAA
- a CDS encoding c-type cytochrome, with protein sequence MKKILLTILLTVILCSAWYLTASADDSQGKKLYNGWCAQCHGYDGDAKSYTDKFSMPKPRDFTMGTYKFRSTPSGEPPTDSDITKIVRNGNPGTSMPPWTRFTDDEIKAIVAHVKTFAPDIFKDAGKPITIGTPPKASADLIKKGKELFNKAKCVECHGKEGRGNGEKGWQDNFKNDWGDPITPANYTHPWELRNGSNVEDIFRTISVGLGGTPMTSYIDSLKDEDRWALAVFIKSLQQERKLGVAIKIKKTAAIPTKVDDPAWDKVESMDLPMGGQLMFEPRDFTTLITNVRVRGLYTDKELAVMVEWSDKKPNNGSDGKPADAVWIQFPEKVSETVEKPYFFMGDKKHPVYLWSWKASDAGKVTEQLAKSYENVEDLQKHDVTVIAGYNDGLYRVVYKRALKTGSKDDFEVVPGKFVPFSIAAFDGQNDESGIKCAVSAWYYLMLEPATPLRVYVFPPLVALFVFFGGLSLSRSLKSKK encoded by the coding sequence ATGAAGAAAATTCTTTTAACGATACTACTGACTGTGATTTTATGCTCGGCGTGGTATTTAACCGCAAGTGCAGATGATAGTCAGGGTAAGAAACTCTATAACGGATGGTGCGCTCAGTGCCATGGTTATGACGGGGATGCAAAGTCTTACACAGATAAGTTTTCGATGCCTAAGCCCAGGGATTTCACTATGGGCACGTATAAGTTCAGATCAACACCGTCTGGGGAACCCCCGACAGATTCAGATATTACAAAGATTGTCAGAAATGGTAACCCGGGCACATCTATGCCGCCATGGACCAGATTTACCGATGACGAGATAAAGGCCATAGTTGCGCATGTTAAGACATTTGCTCCTGACATATTTAAAGACGCCGGTAAACCTATAACCATAGGGACGCCCCCAAAGGCCAGTGCAGATTTAATTAAAAAGGGCAAAGAGCTCTTTAACAAGGCAAAGTGTGTGGAGTGTCATGGCAAAGAAGGGCGCGGTAACGGAGAGAAGGGCTGGCAGGACAACTTCAAAAACGACTGGGGAGACCCTATAACCCCTGCCAATTACACACATCCGTGGGAGTTAAGAAACGGCTCAAACGTAGAGGATATTTTTAGGACAATATCGGTAGGATTAGGCGGCACCCCTATGACCTCTTACATTGATTCACTTAAGGATGAGGATAGGTGGGCTTTAGCTGTGTTTATAAAATCGCTTCAGCAGGAAAGAAAGCTGGGCGTGGCTATAAAGATCAAAAAAACCGCTGCAATTCCTACGAAGGTTGATGATCCTGCGTGGGATAAAGTAGAGTCAATGGATTTGCCGATGGGCGGTCAGCTTATGTTTGAACCCCGTGACTTTACGACTCTTATCACAAACGTCAGAGTGAGGGGTCTATATACGGACAAGGAGCTTGCCGTGATGGTTGAGTGGAGCGATAAAAAGCCCAACAACGGCTCTGATGGCAAGCCAGCTGACGCCGTATGGATTCAATTCCCAGAAAAGGTGTCTGAGACGGTGGAAAAACCATATTTCTTCATGGGTGACAAAAAGCACCCTGTGTATCTATGGAGCTGGAAAGCCTCTGATGCCGGTAAAGTTACAGAGCAGCTGGCAAAAAGCTATGAAAACGTCGAGGATTTACAAAAGCACGACGTAACAGTAATAGCTGGATATAACGACGGCCTGTACCGTGTGGTCTATAAAAGAGCGCTAAAAACAGGCAGCAAGGATGATTTTGAAGTGGTACCAGGCAAATTTGTACCATTTTCAATTGCGGCATTTGACGGGCAAAATGACGAAAGCGGCATAAAGTGCGCAGTTTCAGCGTGGTATTATTTGATGCTTGAGCCTGCTACGCCGTTAAGGGTATATGTGTTTCCGCCGCTTGTGGCACTCTTTGTGTTTTTTGGTGGACTATCACTTAGCAGGAGTTTAAAGTCTAAAAAATAG
- a CDS encoding nitrous oxide reductase accessory protein NosL: MDKDSTCSVCGMTLLEFPGPKAQMIYTNGRYDFFCGTLDLFTFYLQPDSPKNIAAIYVNDMGKEDWSHPTGHWIDARTAFLVYGAEVRGAMGDILVPFSSQSQANDYISKYRGKLVSFNDVNMEMLRPFMTGHHKK, encoded by the coding sequence TTGGATAAAGACAGCACATGCAGTGTGTGCGGAATGACACTTTTGGAGTTTCCCGGCCCCAAGGCACAAATGATTTACACAAACGGCCGGTATGATTTTTTTTGCGGCACATTGGATTTGTTTACATTTTATCTGCAGCCGGACAGCCCCAAGAACATAGCCGCTATCTATGTAAACGACATGGGCAAGGAGGACTGGAGTCATCCTACTGGGCACTGGATTGACGCAAGGACGGCATTTTTAGTTTACGGAGCTGAGGTTAGGGGCGCTATGGGAGACATACTGGTTCCTTTTTCCTCTCAATCGCAGGCAAATGATTATATAAGTAAATACCGCGGCAAGCTGGTTAGTTTTAATGACGTTAATATGGAAATGCTGCGGCCCTTTATGACAGGTCATCATAAGAAATAG
- a CDS encoding Crp/Fnr family transcriptional regulator, producing the protein MKKIENEIDALVLLRKVPLLSVLDDTDLKPIAEKIVIRKYKKNEVFIHQDIENQYMYMVISGTLKVNITNSDGKDVTLAIRTTGEHFGELSLIDDITTVATVRALEDSAVAILFKNDFLTLINSHPKFLYCVMTELCSKVREANDLIERLTYNKAHQRVTLLFLKLVSKFDIHAADGITLDIQLTHQDIADMTGLLRETVTHVIDKWRNEGLISYVGKKYYHLTQNFFEKDFIL; encoded by the coding sequence ATGAAGAAAATTGAAAATGAAATTGATGCACTTGTTCTACTTCGTAAAGTGCCGCTATTGTCTGTTTTAGACGACACAGATTTAAAACCAATCGCTGAAAAAATTGTAATAAGAAAATATAAAAAAAATGAAGTGTTTATTCACCAGGATATTGAAAACCAATATATGTATATGGTCATAAGTGGAACACTTAAAGTAAATATCACAAACAGCGATGGAAAAGACGTAACTCTTGCGATAAGAACAACGGGGGAACATTTCGGTGAATTATCTCTGATTGATGACATAACAACAGTGGCAACAGTGCGTGCACTTGAAGATTCTGCTGTTGCTATTTTGTTTAAAAATGATTTTCTGACATTGATTAATTCACACCCAAAGTTTCTTTACTGTGTGATGACAGAATTATGCTCTAAGGTACGAGAAGCAAATGATCTAATTGAACGATTAACCTATAACAAAGCTCATCAAAGAGTTACACTGTTATTTTTAAAGTTAGTGAGTAAGTTTGACATACATGCAGCAGACGGCATCACATTAGACATTCAGCTCACTCATCAGGATATTGCAGATATGACAGGGCTCCTACGGGAGACTGTCACTCATGTGATTGATAAATGGAGAAATGAAGGGCTTATTTCGTATGTTGGAAAGAAATACTATCACCTAACCCAGAATTTTTTTGAAAAAGATTTTATATTGTAG
- a CDS encoding anhydro-N-acetylmuramic acid kinase has product MNTHFNNESIKIIGLMSGTSHDGVDGALVDIRRVGNDDAISVNLLHNIHMPYSEKLRIKIRSAFSGNTETICRLNFELGEVFARCANKLITASGITADEIALIASHGQTICHIPPVRSMRGSTLQIGESSIIAARTGIVTVSDFRPKDMAFGGQGAPLVPLSDYLMFKKPGVITAVLNIGGMANVTILSEKMENLIAFDTGPGNSLIDDTVMLLSGNKRAFDKNGSIARGGTVDKALLKELLKHPFLKKKPPKSTGRETFGKTLAEDIFHNRYNHLKKENIVSTLTHFTVKTIFNALRPYKLTEIIVTGGGVKNTYLIEILKELFLSIGTEIKDISEYGIPPEAKEAVSFAVLGYRTLIGLTGNVPSSTGASRSTILGKFTYP; this is encoded by the coding sequence TTGAACACTCATTTTAATAATGAAAGCATAAAAATTATCGGTCTCATGTCCGGAACCTCGCATGACGGCGTTGATGGCGCATTGGTTGACATTAGAAGAGTTGGCAATGATGATGCTATAAGCGTTAACCTCCTGCATAATATTCACATGCCTTATTCAGAAAAGTTACGAATAAAGATCCGCTCAGCCTTTAGCGGTAACACGGAAACAATATGCAGGCTTAACTTTGAGCTTGGCGAGGTTTTTGCTCGCTGCGCTAATAAGTTAATAACTGCATCCGGTATTACAGCTGATGAGATTGCACTTATTGCCTCACACGGTCAAACAATATGTCACATTCCGCCGGTGCGGTCAATGAGAGGCTCTACGCTTCAGATAGGGGAGTCCTCTATAATAGCAGCACGCACTGGTATAGTTACAGTGTCTGACTTTCGCCCCAAGGATATGGCTTTTGGAGGACAGGGGGCGCCTCTTGTGCCGCTTAGCGATTACCTGATGTTTAAAAAACCCGGAGTTATAACAGCTGTTTTAAATATCGGAGGAATGGCAAATGTTACGATTTTAAGCGAAAAAATGGAAAACCTTATAGCGTTTGACACAGGGCCCGGCAACTCCCTAATTGATGACACGGTAATGCTTTTAAGCGGCAATAAACGAGCATTTGACAAAAACGGCTCTATAGCGCGTGGTGGTACTGTTGATAAAGCCCTCCTTAAAGAACTGTTGAAACATCCATTTTTAAAAAAGAAGCCGCCTAAATCAACAGGCCGTGAGACTTTTGGTAAAACCCTCGCCGAAGATATTTTTCACAACCGGTACAATCATCTGAAAAAGGAGAACATTGTCAGCACATTAACTCATTTTACGGTGAAAACTATATTTAATGCTCTAAGGCCGTATAAGTTGACTGAAATTATAGTGACAGGGGGCGGAGTTAAAAACACGTATCTTATTGAAATCCTGAAAGAGTTGTTTTTATCAATTGGAACAGAGATTAAAGACATATCGGAATACGGGATACCGCCTGAGGCTAAAGAAGCGGTGAGTTTTGCTGTACTTGGTTACAGAACACTGATTGGTCTCACCGGAAATGTGCCATCATCAACAGGAGCTTCAAGAAGTACCATATTAGGTAAATTTACATATCCGTGA
- the murQ gene encoding N-acetylmuramic acid 6-phosphate etherase, with the protein MLTESLHPESRGLDTRSVGEIFDLMSADNRAVLEAVEAARESICRAIEDAYITIRAGGTLLYAGAGTSGRLGVLDASEMYPTFSAPPTMIQAVIAGGTDALTMPIEGAEDNVVAGSDAVKSITSLDMVLGITASGTAPYVLSALKEAKKQGAKIWLLTCNNYICDFCPNSINVVTGPELIAGSTRLKAGTATKIVLNLISTAVMIKLGRVYDGYMVDVIPSNEKLKKRAIKIVSELTNCTTECASELIAASGGNPKTAILMELKKLTKGEAASALENSGGSLRAALSGVKV; encoded by the coding sequence ATGTTAACGGAAAGTTTGCATCCAGAGTCAAGAGGGCTTGACACCCGGTCTGTTGGGGAGATTTTTGACCTTATGAGCGCTGATAACAGGGCTGTGTTAGAGGCTGTTGAGGCGGCAAGGGAGTCTATATGCAGAGCGATAGAGGATGCGTATATAACGATACGTGCCGGAGGTACGCTTCTGTATGCTGGAGCCGGCACAAGCGGACGTCTTGGAGTGTTGGACGCATCCGAGATGTATCCCACATTCAGCGCACCTCCCACAATGATTCAGGCTGTTATAGCCGGCGGCACCGATGCTTTAACCATGCCGATAGAAGGTGCAGAGGACAATGTTGTGGCAGGCTCTGATGCAGTTAAATCAATCACGTCACTTGATATGGTGCTTGGAATAACCGCCTCAGGCACAGCGCCGTATGTGCTTTCCGCTTTAAAAGAGGCTAAAAAACAAGGCGCTAAGATATGGCTCCTTACCTGTAACAACTATATATGCGATTTTTGCCCCAATTCTATTAACGTTGTAACAGGCCCTGAGCTGATAGCTGGCTCAACGCGCCTTAAAGCAGGGACTGCCACTAAAATTGTGCTTAATCTGATTTCTACAGCCGTTATGATTAAACTAGGGCGTGTTTATGACGGTTACATGGTTGACGTAATTCCGTCTAACGAAAAACTCAAAAAACGCGCCATAAAAATAGTGTCTGAGCTAACTAACTGCACAACTGAGTGCGCATCAGAGTTAATTGCAGCATCCGGCGGTAATCCAAAGACTGCTATTTTAATGGAACTAAAAAAGTTAACTAAAGGTGAGGCCGCATCGGCTCTTGAGAACTCCGGAGGCTCACTGCGTGCCGCTCTGAGTGGGGTTAAAGTTTGA